The Chitinophagales bacterium genome has a window encoding:
- a CDS encoding dialkylresorcinol condensing enzyme DarA: protein MKKRILVLYYSQSGQLRDILDNILYDIQHKVEIDVVQVEMENPFPFPWTSATFFDAMPECVELIPSAIKPLPHEVMNNHHDLVLFGWQPWFLSPSQPTTSFLKSQYAAILKDKPVITVIGSRNMWLNGQEQVKVMLKEVGAKLVGNIVLTDTNSNLISVLTIARWAFTGQKAASSILPEAGVQTPDIKNAQRFGMQIYKHLENNRLEVLQKELLMQGAIHLDPGLVILEKRGIKNFRKFAKYIREKGGPLDPNRKSRVKIFQYLLTVIIFILSPISSFTAMIQMHLQKKSLLRDVEYFKNLAYQEDML, encoded by the coding sequence ATGAAGAAAAGGATATTGGTATTATATTATTCCCAATCGGGCCAGTTGAGGGATATCCTGGATAATATACTTTATGACATTCAGCACAAAGTGGAGATCGATGTTGTGCAGGTTGAAATGGAAAATCCATTCCCCTTTCCCTGGACTTCGGCTACATTTTTCGATGCAATGCCGGAGTGTGTAGAATTGATACCATCAGCGATAAAACCTCTGCCTCATGAGGTAATGAACAATCACCACGATTTGGTATTGTTTGGATGGCAGCCTTGGTTTCTTAGCCCTTCTCAGCCCACTACTTCATTTTTGAAAAGCCAATATGCTGCTATACTGAAAGACAAACCTGTCATTACAGTTATAGGTAGTCGTAACATGTGGCTAAATGGTCAGGAGCAGGTAAAAGTGATGTTAAAAGAAGTCGGGGCTAAGCTGGTTGGAAATATCGTCTTAACAGATACTAATTCAAACCTTATTTCAGTACTAACCATAGCGCGCTGGGCTTTTACCGGACAAAAAGCAGCTTCCAGCATTTTGCCTGAGGCAGGTGTTCAGACACCGGATATCAAAAATGCACAGCGTTTTGGTATGCAGATATATAAACATCTGGAAAATAATAGGTTAGAAGTATTACAAAAGGAATTATTAATGCAAGGCGCGATACATCTGGACCCTGGTCTGGTTATATTGGAAAAAAGAGGAATCAAGAATTTCAGGAAATTTGCAAAGTACATCCGAGAGAAAGGTGGGCCGCTTGACCCTAACAGGAAGAGCAGGGTGAAAATATTTCAATATCTGCTCACAGTGATCATATTTATACTATCTCCTATATCTTCATTTACCGCCATGATACAGATGCATCTGCAAAAAAAGAGC
- a CDS encoding RNA methyltransferase, translating into MEELNRLSNEEMQKAEKQPFIIILDDIRSMHNVGSAFRTCDAFMVNSLYLCGYTPHPPHRDIHKTALGATETVNWQYFSSTLDAAAAAKDQGYSIVAVEQAHGSTLLNDTDFKHRTKIALVFGNEVSGVNEDVMRLADACIEIPQWGSKHSLNISVSLGVVLWELVRNKK; encoded by the coding sequence ATGGAAGAGCTGAACAGACTGAGCAATGAAGAGATGCAAAAAGCTGAAAAGCAGCCTTTTATCATCATCCTGGATGACATCAGGAGCATGCATAATGTAGGATCTGCTTTTCGTACCTGTGATGCGTTTATGGTGAACAGCCTATATCTATGCGGCTATACGCCTCACCCACCGCACAGGGACATACACAAAACAGCATTAGGTGCTACAGAAACCGTAAACTGGCAATATTTCAGCAGTACTTTGGATGCAGCAGCTGCTGCAAAGGATCAAGGTTATAGCATAGTAGCCGTAGAGCAGGCACATGGCAGCACTTTGCTCAATGACACAGATTTTAAACATAGAACCAAAATTGCACTTGTATTCGGTAACGAGGTGAGTGGCGTAAATGAAGACGTAATGCGTTTGGCTGATGCCTGCATTGAGATACCTCAATGGGGTAGTAAGCACTCTTTGAATATATCCGTAAGTCTTGGGGTGGTATTGTGGGAACTGGTGAGAAACAAAAAGTAG
- a CDS encoding YihY/virulence factor BrkB family protein translates to MTVLEKKILDSLPVRLLFNLAKRVKVPGKEKLSLYEIGRFFIVELGNNRLFESCAAVTYNFVMALPPTLLVLFSLVPYLPLHGVQAAILNALKLIARNESLYESISQVIIDFMNNERGEVLSSGILLTLFFASNGMMSLIRSFEKLHLSVYIDTPWYVQRWQAIKLTVLLLLVAIMSIIVLIIQSQALNEILLLIFNNVWVVRLLSVLIVSTILFTSIAIIYRYGPSLSERVKFFSPGAIVATSLCIITSTIFFFMVDNFIHYDKVYGSIGTLMAFMVWIWLNTLVILIGYDLNVSVMMAKKHREDESHEDSGS, encoded by the coding sequence ATGACGGTGCTTGAGAAAAAAATACTGGATTCTCTGCCGGTACGTTTATTGTTCAATTTGGCCAAAAGGGTCAAGGTTCCGGGCAAGGAAAAATTATCCCTTTATGAGATAGGAAGGTTCTTTATTGTAGAACTTGGCAATAACCGTTTGTTCGAAAGTTGCGCGGCCGTGACCTACAATTTTGTAATGGCACTGCCTCCTACATTACTGGTGTTATTTTCTTTGGTGCCATACTTGCCGCTGCATGGTGTGCAGGCTGCAATCTTAAATGCACTGAAACTTATAGCACGGAACGAAAGTTTGTATGAAAGTATCAGCCAGGTCATTATCGACTTTATGAATAATGAAAGGGGAGAGGTCCTTTCTTCCGGTATCTTGCTGACACTTTTCTTTGCTTCTAATGGCATGATGAGCCTGATCCGTAGTTTTGAAAAACTGCATCTGTCAGTCTATATAGATACGCCATGGTATGTACAGCGTTGGCAGGCTATTAAGCTTACTGTATTGTTGCTTTTAGTGGCCATCATGAGCATAATTGTGCTTATCATACAAAGCCAGGCACTCAACGAGATACTGTTGCTGATATTTAATAACGTCTGGGTAGTGAGGTTGTTAAGTGTTTTGATAGTTTCAACCATATTGTTTACCTCTATTGCCATCATATACAGGTATGGGCCTTCATTGAGCGAGCGGGTAAAGTTCTTTTCACCGGGTGCTATTGTTGCTACTTCGTTGTGCATTATTACGTCTACCATTTTTTTCTTTATGGTAGATAACTTTATTCACTACGACAAGGTGTACGGCTCTATCGGTACACTTATGGCATTTATGGTATGGATATGGCTCAATACATTGGTGATACTGATAGGATACGACCTTAACGTGAGCGTGATGATGGCAAAAAAACACAGGGAGGATGAAAGTCATGAGGATAGCGGGAGTTAG
- the fusA gene encoding elongation factor G: MADLRLQRNFGIAAHIDAGKTTTTERILYYTGINHKIGEVHDGAATMDWMAQEQERGITITSAATTCFWNFPTVQGQPVDDTKQYKFNIIDTPGHVDFTVEVERSMRVLDGLVALFSAVDGVEPQSETVWRQANRYRVPRIGFVNKMDRIGADFLMVVKQVRDMLGAKAVPLQLPIGAEDNFKGIVNLITMKSVVWDDSTQGMTYTEGEIPADMVDEANQYRAELVEAVAEYDDALMEKFFDDPDTITEEEIHAAIRKATIDLSIIPMLCGSAYKNKGVQTALDAVIRYLPSPVDIEAINGTTESGEPISRKPDANEPFAALAFKIMTDPFVGRLAFFRCYSGKLDAGSYAFNMRSGRKERISRIMQMHANKQNPIEKIEAGDIGAAVGFKDIKTGDTLCDEDHPIILENMFIPDPVIAIAVEPKTKADVEKMGMAIAKLVEEDPTLRVNTDEETGQTILQGMGELHLDIIVDRMRREFKVEINQGAPQVAYKEAFTMQIQHRETYKKQTGGKGKFADIQIEIGPADEAFLKEEGNGKYQFINDIFGGSIPKEFIPAIQKGFQTSMTTGVLAGYPVDNLRVRLFDGSFHQVDSDAMAFELCAKSAFREAGKKAKPQILEPIMKVEVITPEQYMGDVTGDLNRRRAMLEGMDSRNGAQVIKAKVPLSEMFGYVTQLRSLSSGRASSVMEFSHYSPAPKNIQDEVVAKAKGKVSAE; the protein is encoded by the coding sequence ATGGCAGACTTACGCTTACAGCGCAACTTTGGTATTGCAGCGCACATTGACGCGGGTAAAACCACTACGACAGAACGTATACTTTATTATACCGGTATCAACCACAAAATAGGTGAGGTGCACGACGGTGCTGCCACAATGGACTGGATGGCGCAGGAGCAGGAGCGTGGTATTACCATTACGTCTGCTGCTACAACATGTTTCTGGAACTTCCCTACCGTACAGGGCCAGCCTGTAGATGATACAAAACAATACAAGTTCAACATCATCGATACTCCGGGCCACGTTGACTTTACGGTTGAGGTGGAGCGTTCTATGCGTGTATTGGACGGTCTTGTTGCATTGTTTTCAGCGGTTGACGGCGTTGAGCCTCAGTCTGAAACAGTTTGGCGTCAGGCTAACCGTTACAGAGTTCCTCGTATCGGTTTCGTAAACAAGATGGACCGTATCGGTGCTGACTTTCTTATGGTTGTTAAGCAAGTGCGTGACATGTTGGGTGCAAAAGCTGTTCCTCTTCAGTTGCCTATCGGTGCTGAAGACAACTTCAAAGGTATCGTTAACCTTATTACAATGAAATCCGTTGTATGGGACGACTCAACTCAAGGTATGACTTATACCGAAGGTGAAATACCTGCAGACATGGTTGATGAAGCTAACCAATACCGTGCTGAGTTGGTTGAAGCAGTAGCTGAATATGATGATGCGTTGATGGAGAAATTCTTCGACGATCCTGATACAATTACTGAAGAAGAGATACACGCAGCTATCCGTAAAGCAACGATCGATCTAAGTATCATCCCAATGCTTTGTGGTTCTGCATATAAAAACAAAGGTGTACAAACAGCTTTGGATGCGGTTATCCGTTACCTGCCTAGCCCGGTTGATATCGAGGCTATCAATGGTACTACGGAGTCAGGTGAGCCTATCTCCCGTAAGCCGGATGCAAACGAACCTTTCGCTGCATTGGCATTTAAGATCATGACTGATCCATTCGTTGGTCGCTTGGCATTCTTCCGTTGTTACAGCGGTAAGTTGGACGCAGGTTCTTATGCATTCAACATGCGTAGCGGACGTAAAGAGCGTATCAGCCGTATCATGCAAATGCACGCCAACAAGCAAAACCCGATCGAGAAGATCGAGGCAGGTGACATCGGTGCAGCAGTAGGTTTCAAAGACATCAAAACAGGTGATACTTTGTGTGATGAAGATCATCCGATCATACTTGAGAACATGTTCATACCTGATCCGGTTATCGCGATTGCAGTTGAGCCTAAAACCAAGGCTGACGTTGAGAAAATGGGTATGGCCATTGCCAAGCTTGTTGAAGAAGATCCTACACTACGTGTAAATACAGACGAAGAAACAGGCCAAACCATCCTTCAAGGTATGGGTGAGCTTCACTTGGATATCATAGTTGACCGTATGAGACGTGAGTTCAAGGTTGAGATCAACCAAGGTGCTCCTCAGGTTGCTTACAAAGAGGCTTTCACAATGCAAATTCAGCACCGTGAAACATATAAGAAACAAACAGGTGGTAAGGGTAAATTCGCCGATATTCAGATAGAGATCGGACCTGCTGACGAAGCTTTCTTGAAAGAAGAAGGAAACGGTAAGTATCAGTTCATCAATGATATCTTCGGTGGTTCCATCCCTAAAGAATTCATCCCTGCTATTCAGAAAGGTTTCCAAACTTCAATGACAACAGGTGTGTTGGCGGGATACCCTGTCGACAACTTGAGAGTAAGATTGTTTGATGGCTCTTTCCACCAAGTTGACTCCGATGCAATGGCGTTTGAACTTTGTGCTAAGAGTGCATTCCGTGAAGCGGGTAAAAAAGCCAAGCCTCAAATACTTGAGCCGATCATGAAAGTTGAGGTAATCACCCCTGAACAATACATGGGTGATGTAACAGGTGACCTTAACCGTCGTCGTGCTATGCTGGAAGGTATGGACAGCCGTAACGGTGCACAGGTGATCAAGGCTAAAGTTCCGCTGAGCGAAATGTTTGGTTATGTAACCCAACTGCGTTCACTGTCTTCAGGCCGCGCATCTTCGGTAATGGAGTTCAGCCACTACTCTCCAGCTCCTAAAAATATACAGGATGAGGTAGTAGCAAAAGCAAAAGGTAAAGTAAGCGCCGAGTAA
- a CDS encoding beta-ketoacyl-ACP synthase III yields the protein MRPVYITRLSKFLPNEPVPNNEMEQVLGMVNGKPSKARAVVLRSNGIKTRYYAFRDGKSTHKNTELAAIAIKQLFDEKIPISKLELLTAGTGSAEQLVPSHASMVHGELGIHNVEIISTSGACCSSVQGLKYAFMSVGSGMVDYAVSVGSEKVSTWMHASRFQPEADNHIRLEEDPYIAFEKDFLRWMLSDGAAAALVQSTPNDDSVSLKIEWLEITSYANEFDACMYGGAVKADDGSLISWYDMPVEEWGNQSVFSLKQDTRLLGDNIVPKGGEFLKELMEKHNITGNDVDYFLPHMSSEFFKQKIKDSLANVGLDLPDDKWFYNLTRVGNVGSASTFLMLEELFNSGKLKKGEHILVMVPESARFSYAYIYLTVV from the coding sequence GTGAGACCTGTTTATATAACGCGCCTTTCAAAGTTTTTGCCAAACGAGCCCGTACCCAACAATGAAATGGAGCAAGTACTGGGAATGGTTAATGGCAAACCTTCTAAGGCGAGGGCTGTGGTATTGAGGAGCAATGGTATCAAAACACGCTATTACGCATTCAGAGATGGCAAAAGCACGCATAAGAATACCGAACTTGCGGCTATTGCTATCAAACAACTGTTTGACGAGAAAATACCTATCAGCAAATTAGAATTACTTACTGCCGGTACCGGATCAGCCGAACAACTGGTACCATCTCATGCGTCTATGGTGCATGGTGAGTTAGGCATCCATAATGTAGAGATCATATCAACTTCAGGAGCCTGCTGCAGTAGTGTGCAAGGCTTGAAATACGCCTTTATGTCCGTTGGTAGCGGTATGGTAGATTATGCGGTAAGCGTAGGCTCGGAGAAAGTATCTACTTGGATGCATGCATCCAGGTTTCAGCCTGAGGCAGATAATCACATCCGCCTGGAGGAAGACCCATATATAGCTTTTGAAAAAGATTTTCTCCGCTGGATGCTGAGCGACGGGGCAGCTGCGGCTTTGGTACAAAGCACACCCAATGACGATAGTGTGTCTCTTAAGATAGAATGGCTCGAGATTACATCGTATGCAAACGAGTTTGATGCTTGTATGTATGGTGGTGCCGTGAAAGCAGATGATGGTTCTTTGATTAGCTGGTACGATATGCCGGTGGAAGAGTGGGGCAATCAGAGCGTTTTTTCTCTGAAACAGGATACTCGCCTGTTGGGTGATAATATCGTACCCAAGGGTGGTGAATTCCTCAAAGAGTTGATGGAGAAACATAATATCACCGGTAATGACGTTGATTATTTTCTGCCACATATGTCCAGTGAGTTCTTTAAGCAGAAAATTAAAGATAGCCTGGCAAATGTCGGACTTGACCTGCCTGATGATAAATGGTTCTACAACCTTACCCGCGTGGGTAATGTCGGTAGCGCCTCTACCTTCCTGATGTTGGAAGAACTTTTTAACAGCGGCAAATTAAAAAAGGGAGAACACATATTGGTAATGGTGCCCGAGAGCGCACGTTTTTCTTATGCATACATCTACCTTACGGTGGTATGA
- a CDS encoding redoxin domain-containing protein, giving the protein MNKLFTLAFAAFISCSAIAGENIKSIDIGTKIPMATAKMRSVDKKEVSFNDAKTQSGLLVMFSCNTCPYVIKSQARTKEMVTYAQKAGLGIVIVNSNEAKRDGDDSYKAMTKYAKDQGYDVPYVVDENSQLADAFGATRTPEVYLFDGNGTLMYKGAMEDNPANPSESTQLFLKDAIDKMTTGMVPDPGTTKSIGCTIKRVS; this is encoded by the coding sequence ATGAATAAACTATTTACGCTGGCATTTGCTGCATTCATCAGCTGTTCTGCCATTGCCGGAGAGAATATCAAAAGCATTGATATCGGCACAAAGATCCCAATGGCAACCGCCAAAATGAGGTCAGTAGACAAAAAAGAAGTATCGTTCAATGATGCCAAAACACAATCCGGCCTGTTGGTGATGTTCTCCTGCAACACCTGCCCATACGTTATCAAGAGCCAGGCGCGCACCAAAGAGATGGTCACATATGCTCAAAAAGCAGGACTAGGTATTGTGATCGTAAACTCTAATGAGGCAAAGCGCGATGGAGATGATTCGTATAAGGCTATGACTAAGTATGCTAAAGATCAGGGCTATGATGTGCCATATGTAGTAGATGAGAACTCTCAGCTTGCTGACGCATTTGGTGCAACACGCACACCTGAAGTTTACCTGTTTGATGGTAATGGCACACTGATGTATAAAGGAGCAATGGAAGATAATCCGGCCAATCCTTCAGAGTCTACTCAACTATTTTTGAAAGACGCAATAGACAAGATGACCACAGGTATGGTACCTGATCCTGGCACCACTAAATCAATAGGCTGCACAATTAAGAGAGTATCTTAA
- a CDS encoding trypsin-like peptidase domain-containing protein, with translation MRSKLIPVILTAALTSVFTLFLAGQFSGHHDFSQARGKTSLPVNYVNYEGNVTASTPPADFQPAAEASVQAVVHIKTKTNGKQVVVRRPTIFGDIYQDMFQPPQMGAGSGVVISPDGYIVTNNHVVAGADVVTVTFNDRYTTDAKLVATDPATDIAVLKIEGENLPYMEYGNSDDVRLGQWVLAVGYPFTLDATVTAGIVSAKSRSLGINRSQSAAAIESFIQTDAAVNPGNSGGALVNTKGQLVGINAAIASPTGSFAGYSYAIPSNIVKKVVEDIVDYGAVQRAFLGISYIDIKNASPEQIKELQLDRNNGVYVANIFENGAAEKAGLKKGDFIVAVSGNQVNTAPELLEQIALYKPGDNVSITYVRDGKPVHTTVQLKNIDGNTTIIKNDARARVLGAKLRTLNNAELKQLNISGGVMVEEIEEGILSHQTGMKKGFVITKAGNKAVASVEELQNILAGASGNLRLTGIYPGHNGMFYYGIQLNE, from the coding sequence ATGAGATCAAAACTAATTCCGGTAATTCTGACAGCAGCGCTCACATCAGTATTCACGCTGTTCCTGGCAGGTCAGTTTTCAGGACATCATGATTTCAGCCAGGCCAGGGGAAAAACTTCATTACCCGTTAATTACGTTAATTACGAGGGCAATGTCACGGCAAGTACTCCTCCTGCCGATTTTCAACCTGCAGCAGAAGCGTCGGTGCAGGCAGTTGTCCACATCAAAACAAAAACCAATGGTAAGCAGGTAGTTGTGAGGCGCCCGACTATTTTTGGAGACATATACCAGGATATGTTCCAGCCGCCGCAAATGGGTGCGGGTTCAGGAGTGGTTATTTCTCCTGACGGGTATATTGTCACCAATAACCACGTTGTGGCAGGAGCTGATGTTGTGACTGTTACTTTTAACGACAGGTATACTACAGATGCAAAACTGGTAGCTACCGACCCGGCAACCGATATTGCGGTGCTTAAAATAGAAGGCGAGAATCTGCCTTATATGGAATATGGCAACTCTGACGATGTCCGCCTGGGACAGTGGGTATTGGCCGTAGGGTATCCTTTCACGCTCGATGCCACAGTCACAGCAGGTATAGTCAGTGCCAAAAGCCGCTCTCTGGGTATCAATAGGTCGCAGTCTGCAGCTGCCATAGAGTCGTTCATACAGACAGATGCAGCCGTTAATCCCGGTAACAGTGGTGGTGCATTGGTCAATACAAAAGGGCAGTTAGTAGGTATCAACGCAGCAATAGCGTCCCCGACAGGTTCGTTTGCGGGATATTCTTATGCTATTCCATCCAATATTGTCAAAAAGGTGGTTGAAGATATAGTAGACTATGGTGCGGTACAGCGTGCATTTTTGGGTATCAGTTACATAGATATTAAAAATGCTTCACCCGAGCAGATTAAAGAGTTACAACTGGATCGGAATAATGGAGTATATGTGGCAAATATCTTCGAAAATGGTGCAGCAGAAAAAGCTGGCTTGAAAAAAGGAGATTTTATTGTCGCTGTTAGTGGTAACCAGGTCAACACTGCTCCCGAACTGCTGGAGCAAATAGCATTGTATAAACCGGGTGATAATGTCAGCATTACATATGTGAGAGACGGCAAACCGGTACACACCACAGTGCAACTGAAAAACATTGATGGTAACACCACTATAATAAAAAATGACGCAAGAGCCAGAGTATTGGGTGCTAAATTGAGAACCTTGAATAATGCAGAACTTAAGCAGTTGAATATCAGCGGTGGTGTAATGGTCGAAGAGATCGAAGAGGGGATTTTGTCTCACCAGACCGGTATGAAAAAAGGATTTGTTATCACCAAAGCCGGAAACAAAGCGGTTGCTTCGGTAGAGGAGTTACAAAACATACTTGCCGGAGCCTCGGGCAACCTGAGACTTACAGGGATCTATCCGGGGCATAATGGTATGTTCTATTACGGGATACAATTAAATGAATAA
- a CDS encoding S9 family peptidase, producing the protein MRHLLLLAALFVCQYTFAQKGEKLITLDDLWKNNTFSMKSVPGFNGMKDGQHFSKLENSDKHQSISIFELSNGNWVSTVFNSKESKVDGKEIQVAGYRFSEKENRLLLFTEPKHIYRHSTYYKTYVFDIARKDIVALDDEKVLHASFSPDASMVAYVQDNNLYVKELATGKRTAITTDGKWNHIINGNCDWVYEEEFGFTQAFQWSPDGKHIAYYRFDETKVPEYTLPIYNGLYPENYTYKYPKAGEDNSVVEIRIYDMATGASVTVNTGNVTDQYIPRIKWTKDPNALCVYRLNRLQNKLDLLLANTGTGLTNVIYTETNKYYIDINDNIEFLPDGHSMIFTSERDKYTHLYNWDWKTRELKELTPGAYDIDNIVGIDVKRKEVYYTAAENSPLERKMYSVNFSGRGKKLLTAENGTHEITPVEGFNYFLDKYSTLTEPPVYYLRNNSGKIIRTLEDNIKFAIKLQEYALGKVQFTTFKGAKGDDLNAWVITPPDFDKNKKYPVFMHQYSGPGSQQVLDRFPLGNYFWHQMLAQNGYIVVCADGTGTGMRGEEFKKKTYLQLGKLESDDQIAVANDVAKLPYVDKDRIGIWGWSYGGFMSSTCLFKGNRTFKMAIAVAPVSNWRYYDNIYTERYMRTPEANPSGYDNNAPEKMVDGLKGKFLLIHGTADDNVHFQNAVMLTEAMIQANKEFESEYYPDKHHGISGGNTRYHLYNRMTNFILNNL; encoded by the coding sequence ATGCGACACTTACTATTGCTTGCAGCACTGTTCGTCTGCCAATATACATTTGCCCAAAAGGGAGAAAAGCTGATAACGCTTGACGACCTATGGAAGAATAATACCTTCAGTATGAAGTCTGTTCCTGGTTTTAATGGCATGAAAGACGGGCAGCATTTCTCTAAACTTGAAAACAGTGATAAGCATCAGTCGATAAGTATTTTCGAGCTGTCAAACGGGAACTGGGTAAGCACCGTTTTTAACAGCAAAGAATCTAAAGTAGATGGCAAGGAGATACAGGTCGCTGGTTATCGTTTCAGCGAAAAAGAGAACAGGTTGTTATTGTTTACCGAGCCTAAACATATATATCGTCATTCTACTTACTATAAAACGTATGTATTCGATATTGCCCGCAAAGATATTGTTGCTTTGGATGATGAAAAAGTACTACACGCAAGTTTTTCGCCTGACGCATCTATGGTTGCTTATGTGCAGGACAACAATCTGTATGTAAAAGAACTCGCAACCGGTAAAAGAACAGCCATAACAACTGACGGTAAATGGAATCATATCATTAATGGAAATTGCGATTGGGTGTATGAGGAGGAGTTCGGCTTCACGCAGGCTTTTCAATGGTCGCCCGATGGTAAGCATATAGCCTACTACCGCTTTGATGAAACCAAAGTGCCGGAATATACATTACCCATTTACAATGGACTGTACCCCGAAAATTATACATACAAATATCCTAAGGCAGGAGAAGACAATTCTGTTGTCGAGATACGGATCTATGATATGGCAACAGGTGCGTCTGTAACTGTCAATACAGGAAATGTAACGGACCAGTACATTCCACGTATCAAATGGACAAAAGATCCGAATGCTTTGTGCGTATATAGGTTAAACAGGTTACAGAATAAGCTGGATTTATTACTGGCAAATACCGGCACAGGTCTCACCAATGTTATCTATACAGAAACTAATAAGTACTACATTGACATCAACGACAACATTGAATTCCTGCCTGATGGACACTCGATGATCTTCACCAGCGAGCGCGATAAATACACTCACTTGTACAATTGGGATTGGAAGACAAGGGAGTTGAAAGAGCTTACACCGGGTGCTTACGATATTGACAACATAGTCGGCATAGATGTAAAGCGTAAGGAAGTATATTATACAGCAGCTGAGAATTCACCACTGGAAAGAAAGATGTACTCAGTAAACTTTTCAGGTAGGGGCAAAAAATTACTGACGGCTGAAAATGGTACACATGAGATAACACCTGTTGAAGGGTTTAACTATTTCCTGGATAAGTATTCTACGCTGACAGAACCTCCGGTATATTATCTGCGTAATAACAGTGGTAAGATCATTCGTACATTGGAAGATAATATCAAGTTCGCGATTAAGTTGCAGGAGTATGCCCTGGGTAAAGTGCAGTTTACCACCTTTAAGGGTGCCAAAGGAGATGATTTGAATGCATGGGTAATTACTCCTCCAGATTTTGATAAGAATAAGAAATACCCTGTGTTTATGCACCAGTATAGCGGACCGGGTTCACAACAGGTATTGGACCGCTTCCCATTGGGCAATTATTTCTGGCACCAGATGCTTGCGCAAAATGGGTACATTGTTGTTTGTGCTGATGGTACCGGAACAGGCATGCGTGGCGAAGAATTTAAGAAAAAGACTTACCTGCAACTGGGTAAACTGGAAAGCGACGACCAGATAGCTGTGGCCAATGATGTCGCGAAACTCCCTTATGTAGATAAAGATCGCATTGGCATCTGGGGCTGGAGCTATGGCGGTTTTATGAGTAGTACCTGTCTGTTCAAAGGCAACAGAACATTTAAGATGGCTATTGCTGTTGCGCCGGTGTCCAACTGGAGATATTATGATAATATCTACACAGAAAGGTATATGCGGACGCCAGAGGCTAACCCGTCAGGCTATGATAATAATGCCCCAGAAAAGATGGTAGACGGCCTCAAGGGTAAATTTCTTCTCATACATGGTACTGCCGATGACAACGTACACTTTCAGAATGCAGTTATGCTGACAGAGGCTATGATACAGGCCAATAAGGAGTTTGAAAGCGAGTATTACCCTGATAAACATCATGGCATTTCTGGGGGGAATACACGTTATCACTTATATAACCGTATGACAAATTTCATTCTCAACAATCTTTGA
- a CDS encoding ATP-dependent Clp protease adaptor ClpS, whose protein sequence is MNTFYQPQSSNQWQTQEYEDQDVLVESLHNLIVWNDEVNTFDHVIESLMDICEHSPEQAEQCALFIHHKGKYGVKKGSFELLRPKAEALIDRGIQATIDY, encoded by the coding sequence ATGAACACCTTTTATCAGCCACAAAGCAGTAATCAGTGGCAGACTCAGGAGTATGAAGATCAGGATGTATTGGTAGAGTCGTTACATAACCTGATTGTTTGGAATGATGAAGTAAACACTTTTGATCATGTTATTGAATCACTGATGGATATATGCGAGCATAGCCCGGAACAAGCCGAACAATGTGCTTTGTTTATACATCATAAAGGAAAATACGGGGTAAAAAAAGGTAGCTTTGAGTTGTTGCGGCCAAAGGCAGAAGCCCTTATAGACAGGGGGATACAAGCCACTATTGACTATTAG